The proteins below come from a single Solea senegalensis isolate Sse05_10M linkage group LG2, IFAPA_SoseM_1, whole genome shotgun sequence genomic window:
- the cavin2a gene encoding caveolae-associated protein 2a, translating to MEEGATHAEASSISGSTHTIPQQQPENTEMLIPSFSPPSAPSSPTPTGTLSRLGLKSPTTNASAVPPGSPVDRGQVSAITVVALLDKLVNMMEAVQENQHRMEQRQADLEGVVRVVQGDVSRLSKTHTGTSNCVSKLLERSRKVNGHVKDVKERLDKQAVQVKKLEANHSHLLKRNHFKVLIFQEDNEIPTSVSVKDSLKTPQPSQYDAESTHPTPSIAGSIDGSRGHDEGLQTISLSSDDDDHLTAHQEEGEMLAEGELGLGTSRPYERRADKFKRNSLKKVDSLKKAFSRQSFEKKMTQITTKIVPPEKRDKLMKSLTPNHPKSPTAKSSSFKVSPMTFNVKKARNGEESTEEKLSPVEGAHVEIPSLGGLDVEVPVAEVHTYGVEEIREALSPTTPDSTKAELAVNGKTPAIECEVNGDHSAGLAEPEHDEDIGEEEEDEEEEEKHKTPVVEAAADAQIPTATAAVEQVS from the exons ATGGAAGAAGGCGCGACCCACGCTGAGGCCAGCAGCATCTCAGGCAGCACCCACACCATcccacagcagcagcctgaAAACACGGAGATGCTGATACCGAGCTTCAGCCCGCCCTCCGCCCCGTCCTCCCCAACCCCGACTGGCACCCTCTCCCGGCTCGGCCTGAAAAGTCCCACCACCAACGCCTCCGCGGTGCCACCTGGCAGCCCGGTGGACCGCGGCCAGGTGAGCGCCATTACCGTGGTGGCGCTGCTGGACAAGCTGGTCAACATGATGGAGGCTGTGCAAGAGAACCAGCATCGCATGGAGCAGCGGCAGGCCGACCTGGAGGGCGTCGTGCGGGTGGTGCAAGGGGACGTGAGCCGACTGTCCAAGACCCACACCGGCACCTCGAACTGCGTGAGCAAGCTGCTCGAGCGCTCCCGCAAGGTGAACGGCCACGTGAAGGACGTGAAGGAGCGGCTGGACAAACAGGCGGTGCAGGTGAAGAAGCTGGAGGCCAACCACAGCCATCTTCTCAAGAGGAACCACTTCAAAGTTCTCATCTTCCAG GAAGACAACGAGATCCCCACCAGTGTGTCGGTGAAGGACTCCCTCAAGACCCCACAACCAAGCCAGTATGATGCTGAATCCACCCATCCTACTCCATCCATTGCAGGCTCCATTGATGGTAGCCGTGGCCATGACGAGGGCCTCCAGACCATTAGCCTGTCCTCGGATGACGATGATCATCTTACAGCACaccaggaggagggagagatgcTGGCTGAAGGCGAACTGGGCCTGGGCACTTCCCGCCCATATGAGAGAAGAGCAGACAAATTCAAACGCAACAGCCTCAAGAAGGTCGACAGCCTTAAGAAGGCCTTCTCGCGCCAGAGCTTTGAGAAGAAGATGACCCAGATCACCACCAAGATTGTGCCTCCAGAGAAACGTGACAAACTCATGAAGAGTCTCACCCCTAACCACCCCAAAAGCCCCACTGCCAAATCCTCCTCATTCAAGGTGTCTCCCATGACCTTCAATGTAAAGAAGGCCAGAAATGGGGAGGAGTCCACAGAAGAAAAGCTTTCACCTGTGGAAGGAGCCCATGTGGAGATTCCTTCTCTGGGAGGCTTGGATGTTGAGGTTCCCGTGGCGGAGGTGCATACCTACGGAGTGGAGGAGATTCGGGAGGCGCTAAGTCCTACCACCCCAGACAGCACAAAAGCAGAGCTGGCCGTCAATGGAAAGACACCGGCCATTGAGTGTGAGGTGAATGGTGATCATTCTGCTGGCCTGGCGGAGCCAGAACACGATGAAGATATTGgcgaggaagaagaggatgaggaagaagaagagaagcacAAAACTCCCGTTGTTGAGGCGGCAGCCGATGCCCAGATTCCTACAGCAACAGCTGCTGTGGAGCAAGTGTCTTAA